In the genome of Desulfofarcimen acetoxidans DSM 771, one region contains:
- the queD gene encoding 6-carboxytetrahydropterin synthase QueD has translation MSILFELKVTEHFDSAHYLREYPGKCKNVHGHTWYIEVVLQGENLDSTGILIDFSELKGLIKNIIEPFDHQLLNEQVPFEVDNPTSENLARYFYHEIKKKLSDKPVKLVRVTVSESRATAAAYFE, from the coding sequence GTGAGTATACTGTTTGAACTTAAAGTAACGGAGCATTTCGACTCGGCTCATTATCTCAGAGAGTACCCGGGCAAATGTAAAAATGTGCATGGTCATACCTGGTACATAGAAGTTGTGCTGCAGGGAGAAAATCTGGATTCTACAGGAATATTGATTGATTTTTCTGAGTTAAAGGGGTTAATTAAGAATATAATTGAGCCCTTTGATCACCAATTGTTAAATGAACAGGTTCCCTTTGAGGTTGATAATCCTACCTCAGAAAATTTGGCCAGGTATTTTTATCATGAAATAAAGAAAAAGTTGTCGGATAAGCCGGTGAAGCTTGTTAGGGTAACGGTTTCTGAATCGCGAGCCACAGCCGCAGCTTATTTTGAGTAA
- the queC gene encoding 7-cyano-7-deazaguanine synthase QueC — protein sequence MKNAVIILSGGMDSTVCMAYAGSREYNLYPITFNYGQRHAYEVGQAKKIASYFQSNRHLVVDLAFFREIGGSALTSEAIELPLNRTEKEIGSGIPITYVPFRNGVFLSLAVAYAEAVKAQAIFIGVNALDYSGYPDCRPEFIEAYQTVIDAGTKQASEDKQKLQIITPLLYKTKAEIVKMGMDLAAPLQLTTSCYRGEELACGRCDSCLLRLKGFSEAGFIDPISYESY from the coding sequence TTGAAAAATGCCGTTATTATTTTATCCGGAGGCATGGATAGCACAGTTTGTATGGCTTATGCCGGGAGTCGTGAGTATAACCTGTACCCTATCACCTTTAATTACGGGCAGAGGCATGCTTATGAAGTCGGACAGGCTAAAAAGATAGCTTCATATTTCCAGTCGAACAGACACCTGGTAGTTGATCTGGCTTTTTTTCGAGAAATAGGAGGCAGTGCTCTGACTTCAGAAGCTATAGAACTGCCGTTAAACAGGACAGAAAAGGAAATTGGTTCTGGGATTCCGATTACTTATGTTCCTTTTCGTAATGGAGTTTTTCTTTCTCTGGCTGTTGCTTATGCTGAAGCAGTGAAAGCGCAGGCTATATTTATCGGTGTGAACGCACTGGATTATTCGGGTTATCCTGACTGCAGGCCGGAATTTATAGAAGCATACCAAACTGTTATTGATGCCGGTACCAAACAAGCCAGTGAGGATAAGCAGAAACTTCAGATTATAACACCTTTGCTGTATAAAACTAAAGCTGAGATAGTCAAAATGGGTATGGATTTGGCTGCTCCGCTGCAGCTGACCACCAGCTGCTATCGTGGAGAAGAACTGGCTTGTGGCCGCTGTGATTCCTGCTTGCTCAGGCTAAAGGGTTTTAGTGAAGCTGGTTTTATCGATCCTATTTCGTATGAGAGTTACTAG
- a CDS encoding radical SAM protein has product MKVNEIFYSLQGEGITAGYPTVFIRLTGCNLRCLYCDTVYAYEEGQEMSVKDVADRVHEYGAHYVCITGGEPLQQKAELKLLLSLLNRYTVTIETNGSLSLEDLSFNYCHFAMDIKTPGSGMHLYNDFSNIEFLRSKDEIKFIIGSRTDYDFARGIIEKYKLAQKVIVTFSPVFGLEPRFLAQWVLEDKLFFVRVQLQIHKYIWEPGARGV; this is encoded by the coding sequence ATGAAAGTCAATGAGATATTCTATTCACTGCAAGGGGAAGGTATAACTGCTGGATACCCGACTGTGTTTATACGTTTGACCGGATGCAACCTCAGGTGTCTTTACTGCGATACTGTTTATGCTTATGAAGAGGGACAGGAGATGTCTGTGAAGGATGTTGCGGACAGAGTGCATGAATACGGAGCACATTATGTCTGTATTACAGGTGGAGAACCTCTGCAGCAAAAAGCTGAGTTGAAGCTCTTGCTGTCATTGCTCAATAGGTATACGGTTACTATTGAGACAAACGGTTCATTATCACTGGAGGATTTAAGTTTCAACTATTGCCACTTTGCTATGGATATCAAAACACCTGGCTCGGGCATGCATTTGTATAATGACTTTTCAAATATTGAGTTCTTGCGCAGTAAGGATGAGATTAAATTTATAATTGGTTCCCGTACTGATTATGATTTTGCGCGGGGAATAATAGAGAAGTATAAGCTTGCACAAAAGGTGATAGTAACCTTTTCACCTGTATTTGGTTTAGAGCCGCGTTTTCTGGCGCAGTGGGTTTTAGAGGATAAGCTCTTTTTTGTCAGAGTGCAGCTGCAAATTCATAAGTATATATGGGAGCCGGGGGCGAGAGGTGTTTGA